The Hevea brasiliensis isolate MT/VB/25A 57/8 chromosome 1, ASM3005281v1, whole genome shotgun sequence genome has a window encoding:
- the LOC131172121 gene encoding galactolipase DONGLE, chloroplastic-like encodes MASKGFVPKPSVNHVSFSGDRKRLRSHSFGQVLFPRRSREQASSSFSSFTHSSSSVSVVASVNTIPTASTSTAKFARSVSTSTLAQLWREIQGCNNWENLVQPLHPLLQKEIIRYGEFVTACYKAFDLDPNSKRHLSCKYGKNNMFNQVGMGDSGYQVTKYIYATPDVNIPIQNGSACGRWIGYVAVSSDDAVKRLGRRDIVITFRGTVTNHEWAANFMSSLTPARLDPHNPRPDVKVESGFLSLYTSDESDNKFGLESCREQLLSEVSRLLNKYKREEISISLAGHSMGSSLALLLAYDISELGLNKLNNPSTNIPVTVFSFGGPRVGNAGFKERCEELGVKVLRIVNVNDPITKLPGVFLNENFRVLGGRYQFPWSCSCYAHVGVELVLDFFNMQNPSCVHDLEAYISSLLTKCPKRSSSEEEHHHDHGLDFLNKVNELLLSGQNFNILPLKIAVSNIINLVESQRAEFFINEHILGWMNSVALYILF; translated from the coding sequence atggctTCTAAAGGTTTCGTGCCAAAACCTAGTGTGAACCATGTTTCATTTTCAGGGGACAGGAAGCGACTCCGTTCCCATTCTTTTGGGCAGGTTTTGTTTCCTAGGAGAAGTAGGGAAcaagcctcttcttctttttcttcctttacACATTCATCATCATCAGTATCGGTTGTTGCTTCTGTTAATACCATACCAACTGCATCTACTTCCACGGCTAAATTTGCCAGAAGTGTTAGTACTAGTACTTTGGCTCAGCTCTGGAGAGAGATTCAGGGTTGTAACAACTGGGAAAACCTCGTTCAACCCTTGCACCCTCTTCTTCAGAAAGAGATCATTCGATACGGTGAGTTTGTCACCGCCTGTTATAAGGCCTTCGATCTTGATCCCAACTCAAAACGCCATTTGTCTTGCAAATATGGCAAGAATAACATGTTCAACCAAGTTGGAATGGGAGATTCCGGCTATCAAGTCACTAAGTATATCTATGCCACTCCAGACGTTAATATTCCCATTCAAAATGGTTCTGCTTGTGGCCGCTGGATTGGCTATGTGGCTGTATCCTCAGATGATGCAGTTAAGAGGCTCGGCAGGAGAGATATAGTCATTACATTTCGCGGAACAGTAACTAACCATGAATGGGCCGCCAATTTCATGAGCTCTCTTACTCCTGCAAGGCTAGACCCTCATAATCCACGCCCAGATGTGAAGGTAGAATCTGGCTTTTTGAGCTTGTACACTTCAGATGAAAGTGACAACAAGTTTGGACTCGAAAGTTGTCGCGAACAGCTTCTATCTGAAGTGTCAAGATTGTTAAACAAGTACAAAAGAGAGGAAATCAGCATATCCTTGGCAGGCCACAGCATGGGAAGTTCACTTGCTCTTCTTCTTGCTTATGATATTTCCGAGCTTGGATTGAACAAACTCAATAATCCAAGCACGAATATTCCAGTAACAGTGTTCTCATTTGGAGGACCAAGAGTAGGGAACGCAGGGTTCAAGGAGAGGTGTGAGGAATTGGGGGTTAAAGTATTGAGAATTGTGAATGTTAATGATCCAATCACTAAGCTACCTGGGgtttttctaaatgaaaattttaggGTTTTAGGAGGGAGATATCAATTCCCATGGAGTTGCTCATGTTATGCTCATGTGGGTGTTGAACTTGTCCTAGACTTCTTCAACATGCAAAACCCTTCATGTGTTCATGACTTGGAAGCCTATATCAGCAGCTTATTGACAAAATGCCCCAAGAGATCTTCATCAGAAGAAGAACATCATCATGATCATGGGTTAGATTTTCTGAACAAAGTGAACGAGTTGCTATTGAGTGGACAAAATTTTAACATTTTGCCTCTGAAAATTGCTGTAAGCAATATCATAAACTTAGTTGAGTCTCAAAGGGCTGAATTTTTTATAAATGAACATATCTTAGGATGGATGAATTCCGTGGCCCTGTACATTCTTTTCTag